From Haemorhous mexicanus isolate bHaeMex1 chromosome 2, bHaeMex1.pri, whole genome shotgun sequence, the proteins below share one genomic window:
- the PDCL3 gene encoding phosducin-like protein 3, whose amino-acid sequence MQDPNKDTEWNDILRKKGILPPKENLEEQERAKEEEQFAILQKSLVKTYEDMTLEELEENEDEFNEEDERAIEMYRQQRLAEMKAAQMKNKFGEVLEISGEDYVQEVTKAGKGIWVILHLYKQGIPLCALINQHMSGLAKKFRDVKFIKAISTTCIPNYPDKNLPTIFVYLEGDIKAQFIGPLVFGGMNLTRDELEWKISESGAIKTDLEENPRKQIQDQLMSSIRACVPARGESDSEDD is encoded by the exons GATCCAAATAAAGACACGGAGTGGAATGACATTCTGCGCAAGAAAGGGATCCTTCCTCCGAAGGAAAACCTGGAGGAACAGGAACGAGCAAAGGAAGAGGAGCAGTTTGCCATCCTTCAGAAGTCTCTGG TGAAAACTTATGAGGACATGACTCTGGAAGAGCTAGAAGAGAATGAAGATGAATTTAATGAGGAAGATGAGAGAGCTATTGAAATGTACAG GCAGCAAAGGTTAGCAGAAATGAAGGCAGCTCAAATGAAGAATAAATTTGGGGAAGTTTTGGAGATTTCGGGAGAAGATTATGTTCAAGAGGTTACAAAAGCTGGAAAAGGTATATGGGTAATCTTACACCTCTACAAACAAGG AATTCCACTCTGTGCCTTAATAAATCAACATATGAGTGGGCTTGCAAAGAAGTTCAGAGATGTGAAATTCATCAAAGCTATCTCTACCACCTGCATCCCCAACTACCCTGATAAGAACCTGCCCACCATATTTGTGTACCTGGAGGGAGACATCAAAGCTCAGTTCATCGGGCCTTTGGTGTTTGGTGGCATGAACCTGACAAGGGATG AATTGGAGTGGAAGATTTCTGAGTCGGGTGCCATCAAGACAGACCTCGAAGAGAACCCCAGGAAGCAGATCCAGGACCAGCTCATGTCCTCAATCAGGGCATGTGTCCCAGCCAGAGGGGAGAGTGACTCAGAGGATGACTAA